The nucleotide window AAAAAGAAGAGGATATAAAGAAAGAGAAGAAAATTTTAAAAGATATAAAAGATGATGTTGATAAAAGAATAGCCAAACTAAAAACTTTAAGATTAGAACTAGAGGGTTTACTTGAGAAATTAGAGAAAAGGGACGAAGAAAAATTTAGACATTTAGTTAAAGTTTATGAGGGGATGCGTCCAGAAGAGGCAGGTCCTCTCATCTCTACTTTAAGAGAGGATATTGCTATTCGAATATTTTCAGGGATGAACAATAAGAAGGCTGCTAAGATCCTTCCTTTTATAGAGCCTGAAAAGGCTATCAAGATAAGCGAAGCCATGATAAAAAAGAGAAAAAAGTAATTCATGGTATTTTTTTCATTTTGCCCATCACTTAAAAAGGAATTTTTTGCCTTTTTCTTCATCAAAAATTAGCCAAAAAAAGAAATGCAAACCTTTATTTAGCTGAAAAATAATAAGTTATACTCTTTTCCAAAGATGGCATATTATTTGCTCAATTCTTAAAAAGAAAATTTTAAATAATTTTGCATTTAAATATTTATAAAGAGACGATCATGCTTAACATTCCTATATTATCGTCAGTTATTCCTTCAGTTAACAATACCATTGATAGTGGAGTAGACGGAGCTAAGGAAGAAAATAGCTCTTTCTTTCAAATCCTGCAGAATATAAATTCCGAGCAAGTTAAAAATATCAGTCAATTCATGAAAAAGGCTTCTGAAGAGAATTCTGGAGAGAATGAATATAATCTCCAAAAAGATGGTTTAGGCCAGAAAAACTTAATAGAAGTAATCTTTCAACAAAACCCTCTGATGTTAAAAGAACTTTTTAACTATCTTAAAGAAGGAGGAGATATAAGTTCTCCTATAAAAGGGTCAGAAGACAAAGAGGTTTTGAATTTAATAGAGGAAGTTTTTTTCCTTAACAGTGGATTAAAAGAGACAGAAATAACAGAACTAACAGATAAGATATTTAATGATTCAAAAGGTTTTTTAGGGAAAGAACAACACCTTGGAACTAAAGATCTTGTTGATTTGAAAGGAATTCAAGAGAATTTAGAAAAACTACTTATAAAAGAATCTTTTGTTTCAGTAGAAAATAGGAAAAACCAGGGAACAATTGAGAAGTCTTTACAAGAGTTAAAGATTGCAGACGAGAATATAAGACAAGAGATCACTAACTTTATGGAGAGAAAGGAGGGATTATCTCTAAAAGATTTATTGATAAGAATAGGAGTTTTATCTGACAAAGAAGAAATCAATTTACCCGTTAAAGAATTTTTTAATCAGAAAGATTCCATATTTTATAAAGAGGGCTTAGTTAAAATAGAAGAGCCGTCTCTAGGCAATAAGAGTGCTGGATTGATAGAAGATGCTTTGGATGGGAAAAAACAGATTTTCCAAAAAGAGCTTTTAGATAAAGGAAGTATTTATATTGAGCGAGATATTGAGATGGCTAAGAAACCCATTCAAGCCTTTGATCTCTTTGAAGGTAGACTAGATATAGATCCTAAAGCGATCTCAAGTATAAAAGAGATAATTTTTAAAGGAGCAGGGACTGGATTTGAGCAAGAGTTCCAAAATAATGATTTCTCCATGATTTCTGAACTAGAAATAAAAAGTGAGAGGATAGACCCTTTGAATTTACATCATAAAGATGTGGATCTTGGATTGTTACATAAGGAGGGTTCCTTGGGAGAGACCAAGGAAGCCCTTGGAAAGTTCGTGAACGAGGAAATAACCAACAAATCTCTATTCGATAATCAAATTTTAGATCAGATTATAGATAAGGTAAAAAAACCAATATTTAAAAATGGTATAAATGAAATTAAATTATCCCTCAAGCCCGAGTTTTTAGGTGAATTGAAAATAGAGATAAGCGTTGAGAAAAATGTTTTTAAGGCTGATATTACTGTAGAAAATCATTTTATAAAGGATGTACTGGATGGAAATCTCGAAAAATTAAAGCAGGCTCTCCATACTCATGGCTTAGAGATAAGAGAATTTAGTGTTTCGGTTGGACAAGACCATGACAAGCAGGCTACAAATCACAACGGTTCAAATAATAGTAAGGCCGCGTTTGATTTTCCAAAGGAAGAACTTGCGGAAGAGAAAAATAATATTCACTCAAATATGATTACACAGAACGGCCTCATCGATATAGTAGTATAAAAGGATAAAGAAAGGAGGGAAAAAGGTATGCAGATTGATTCCTTGTTCTCAACAATACCCGGTTCAGCAGATTTGTATAGCGAAGAAGTCAATATGGGCATGGGCAAGGATGATTTTTTGAAGCTTTTGATAGCCCAGCTAGAGAATCAAAATCCCCTCGAGCCTCAAGAGGCGACAGAATTTACTGCTCAACTCGCCCAATTTAGCAGCTTAGAAAAACTGATAAATATAAACGATGCTTTAAAGGAAATCGAACTGATTCAATCCTCAATTAATAATGCTCAGGCCGTAAGTTTTATTGGAAAGAATGTACTCTCTTTAGGAAATGAGATAACCATAACCAATGGAACTACACCGGATATCCAGTATGAATTAGCTCTAGATGCCTCTATAATAGAGATAGATATATTCGATTCTGCTTCAAATTTGCTCAGGACCCTATCAGTGGACTCACAAAAAGCTGGAAGACAGGCTGTTCCTTTTGATGGATTAGATAAAAACGGGATTCCTCTGCCAGATGGGGAATACTCATACCAGGTATCGGCTTCAAACCTTGAGGGTGGTTCAATCTCTGTTATTTCATACTCAACAGGAAAGGTTAAAGGGGTCTCTTTTGAGGATGGAACAGCGGTTTTATTGGTTGGAGAACATAAGGTTCCTGTAAGTTATTTTGTTGAAGTCTTTGATTGATAAAAAATATATAAAGAAAGGAGGGTAAGTAAATGTCTGTTTTTAGTGCGCTATATACAGGCGTTAGCGGCTTGAATGCCCAGTCAGCCAGGACTCAAGTTATTGGTAATAATATCGCAAACATAAGCACACATGGATTCAAGGCAAGCAGGGTGTGCTTTGAAGATATTCTCAGCCAGAGCTTATCAGGGGCTTCTTCTTCATCTCAGATTGGAAGAGGTACCTCACTGGCAGCTGTTACGAGAGACTTTTCTCAGGGCTCCTTAGAGACAACGAATGCTGCTACTGACATGGCAGTAGATGGTGATGGCTTTTTTATCGTGAATAATGGTTCAGGAGACTTCTATACAAGGGCAGGGCAGTTCAGCTTCGATGCAAACGGAAACCTTGTAAATCCACAGGGCATGGTCCTTCAGGGAGATGTCTATGTTAGTGGTTCACCATCAGGAATAAGGAGCGATTTGAGCTTTAATACAACCGCTTCTGCTCCCTCAACAACAAGCGAATTTTCCATAGGAGCAAACCTTGATTCAAGGGCAAGCGGTGCAACCAGCTTTAGCACCTCTTTGACGGTATTCGATGCACTTGGAACCGCTTTAACACTCACTCTTACCTTTACAAAGAGCTCATCCACGCCACCAGCAGGCACATCAGCTGAATGGTCGCTGGTACCGACCATCTCTGATACAAGTGCCACAGTTCAGGTAAATGGAGCGAGCAGTGCCACGGTAAGCTTTAATACAAGTGGAGCTCTCAATAGCCCTGCGACAGATCCTACAATCACAATTACAGGCCTATCTACTGGCGCAACGATTGGAAGCGGTGGAGACATCACCTTCGATTTAATCGGCAATTCATCTGGTAATGTCCTTACAGGTTATGCTTCTACCTCTGCGGTAAATGCCGTTTCTCAAAATGGCTATTCAACAGGGTCTCTCCTTAACATAAGTATATCCCAGTCCGGTTTAGTAAGTGGTCTCTTTACAAATGGCCAGAGCCAAAACCTTGCTCAGATCGTCTTGTCTAAATTTACAAACCCTTGGGGGCTTACAAGTGTCGGGGATAATCTCTACGCAGAATCTTATGCATCAGGTCAGCCCATCAGAGCCAATCCCGAACAGAGTGGTTTGGGAAGCATTACAGCTAATTCACTCGAGCTCTCTAATGTTGACCTTTCAAGGGAATTTGTAAATCTGATACAGACTCAAAGAGCCTTTCAAGCCAATTCCAAGATTATAATGGTTGGCGATGAACTGCTAGCAGACCTTGTGAATATAGTCAGATAATGAATAGAAGGGAGGAGATAATATCTCCTCCCTTTCTTTTCCTCTTTAATTCCCACAAAAGCGTCAAGATAGTGACAATCCTCCTTTTTTTTGACACAAAGAAAAATCCAATAAATCCAAATAAATCAACTACTAAGTGATTTTATAAAGAAATAAAGTCGAAATCTCGACTCTCTCCAATGTCAGAGGAGCTTTAATAGAGATGGTGAGAATCTCTGATAGAGATAACTCTTTTAGAAAGAATGAATTACAGATATTAAGAAAGGGCTTTTCAATAATTTATTGGCATAATAATTGCAAAAATGTAAAGAAAAAAATCTTTTTTGCCTCTGGAGACCTTTATGGACCTTGCAACAGTCATAGGAATTATTTCAGCATTCTCTCTGGTTATTTTAGCGATTATGTCTGGAGGAATGCTAATAATATTCATTAGTATTCCCTCTGCTATGATAGTTATTGGGGGAACCATGGGTGCAACACTGATTAATTACCCCCTCGGACAGGTTCTTGGGGTGATAAATGTTCTTAAAAAAGTTTTTTTTCATAAGGTTATCTCGCCAAAAGTAACCATACCTTTGATCGTTCAGTTTGCTTCAAAGGCAAGGAAGGATGGAATATTGGCCTTAGAGTCGATGGTAAAGGAGGTTAATGATTCATTCCTTCAAAAAGGGGTTCAACTGGCTGTGGATGGATTAGAACCGACCTCTATAAGGGAAATATTGGAAAAAGAGATAGACTTTCTTGAGGAAAGGCACCAGCTGGGTGCAGAAATTTTTACAACCATGGGGACCTTTGCTCCTGCATTGGGATTGATAGGAACCCTTATTGGTCTTGTTCAAATGTTACAGAGCATGGAGGACCCAAGTTCCATTGGACCTGCCATGGCCATTGCCCTTTTAACCACTTTTTACGGTGCGCTATTGGCTAATCTGGTTTTTCTTCCTATTGCCGGAAAATTGAGGACAAGAAGCCAAGAGGAGGTTTTAGCAAAAGATTTGGTAAGGGAGGGCATTCTGGCTATATCTTCGGGGGATAACCCAAGGATTGTAGAACAAAAACTCCATGCATTTTTAGCACCAAAGCTAAGGGAATCGAGCTTTGATAAAAAATAAGAAGGAATATCCATGGCAAGAAAGAGGAAAAGTTATGATGGCGGTGGAGGCTCATCTTTTACGGTTCTCTTTACGTCTTTAAGCGTTATCCTCCTTGCCTTTTTTATTTTACTTAACTCAATGGCGGTCATTGATAGACAAAAGGTGAGAAAGGCCTTAGGATCAATGCTGGGAAGTTTTGGAATATTATCTGGTGGATTTTTATTTGAAAGGGGGACAGGTTTATTGCCTTTTGCTTCACCAATAGTAAAAAAGGAGATGGACTTTCAAGATACTCTTTCTGATCTAGAAAAGTACTTGGTAGAATCAGGAATGGGTGATGATGCTTCCATTGAGCAAAGCAAACAAGGGGTCGTGATTACCATTGCTTCTAAGGTCATGTTCTCTTCAGGGAGTGCAGATGTAGATCCTAAGGCCTATAAGATTTTTGACAGGATTTCTAAACTCATTAAAGTGACCAAAAATCATGTCAGAATAGAGGGGCATACTGACAATGTGCCGATAAAGACAGATAAATTTCCTTCTAACTGGGAGCTATCTACTGCGAGGGCTGTAAGCGTCCTTCGATATATATTGAGCAAAGAAGACATATCGCCAGATCGCTTTTCTGCAGTCGGATATGGGGAATATTATCCATTAGTAAAGAACAATACTCTAGAAAATCGAGCAAAAAATAGAAGGGTGAATATTGTGTTTATTGGGGACATAGAAGAGGTGGAGAGTGGCAAGGAATAAGGTTGAGGGGAAAAAAATGGATAAGAATGCCTGGATGGTTACCTTTTCAGACCTCTTAACCCTCATGTTGACCTTTTTTGTTATGCTGTTGACCATGTCTTCAATGGATGTCAAGAAGATCAGAAGCGCCTTTGGTTTTTTTACAGGTATCCT belongs to Nitrospinota bacterium and includes:
- a CDS encoding flagellar hook protein FlgE → MSVFSALYTGVSGLNAQSARTQVIGNNIANISTHGFKASRVCFEDILSQSLSGASSSSQIGRGTSLAAVTRDFSQGSLETTNAATDMAVDGDGFFIVNNGSGDFYTRAGQFSFDANGNLVNPQGMVLQGDVYVSGSPSGIRSDLSFNTTASAPSTTSEFSIGANLDSRASGATSFSTSLTVFDALGTALTLTLTFTKSSSTPPAGTSAEWSLVPTISDTSATVQVNGASSATVSFNTSGALNSPATDPTITITGLSTGATIGSGGDITFDLIGNSSGNVLTGYASTSAVNAVSQNGYSTGSLLNISISQSGLVSGLFTNGQSQNLAQIVLSKFTNPWGLTSVGDNLYAESYASGQPIRANPEQSGLGSITANSLELSNVDLSREFVNLIQTQRAFQANSKIIMVGDELLADLVNIVR
- a CDS encoding flagellar hook-length control protein FliK: MLNIPILSSVIPSVNNTIDSGVDGAKEENSSFFQILQNINSEQVKNISQFMKKASEENSGENEYNLQKDGLGQKNLIEVIFQQNPLMLKELFNYLKEGGDISSPIKGSEDKEVLNLIEEVFFLNSGLKETEITELTDKIFNDSKGFLGKEQHLGTKDLVDLKGIQENLEKLLIKESFVSVENRKNQGTIEKSLQELKIADENIRQEITNFMERKEGLSLKDLLIRIGVLSDKEEINLPVKEFFNQKDSIFYKEGLVKIEEPSLGNKSAGLIEDALDGKKQIFQKELLDKGSIYIERDIEMAKKPIQAFDLFEGRLDIDPKAISSIKEIIFKGAGTGFEQEFQNNDFSMISELEIKSERIDPLNLHHKDVDLGLLHKEGSLGETKEALGKFVNEEITNKSLFDNQILDQIIDKVKKPIFKNGINEIKLSLKPEFLGELKIEISVEKNVFKADITVENHFIKDVLDGNLEKLKQALHTHGLEIREFSVSVGQDHDKQATNHNGSNNSKAAFDFPKEELAEEKNNIHSNMITQNGLIDIVV
- a CDS encoding OmpA family protein, whose product is MARKRKSYDGGGGSSFTVLFTSLSVILLAFFILLNSMAVIDRQKVRKALGSMLGSFGILSGGFLFERGTGLLPFASPIVKKEMDFQDTLSDLEKYLVESGMGDDASIEQSKQGVVITIASKVMFSSGSADVDPKAYKIFDRISKLIKVTKNHVRIEGHTDNVPIKTDKFPSNWELSTARAVSVLRYILSKEDISPDRFSAVGYGEYYPLVKNNTLENRAKNRRVNIVFIGDIEEVESGKE
- a CDS encoding flagellar hook capping FlgD N-terminal domain-containing protein, with the translated sequence MQIDSLFSTIPGSADLYSEEVNMGMGKDDFLKLLIAQLENQNPLEPQEATEFTAQLAQFSSLEKLININDALKEIELIQSSINNAQAVSFIGKNVLSLGNEITITNGTTPDIQYELALDASIIEIDIFDSASNLLRTLSVDSQKAGRQAVPFDGLDKNGIPLPDGEYSYQVSASNLEGGSISVISYSTGKVKGVSFEDGTAVLLVGEHKVPVSYFVEVFD
- a CDS encoding MotA/TolQ/ExbB proton channel family protein — its product is MDLATVIGIISAFSLVILAIMSGGMLIIFISIPSAMIVIGGTMGATLINYPLGQVLGVINVLKKVFFHKVISPKVTIPLIVQFASKARKDGILALESMVKEVNDSFLQKGVQLAVDGLEPTSIREILEKEIDFLEERHQLGAEIFTTMGTFAPALGLIGTLIGLVQMLQSMEDPSSIGPAMAIALLTTFYGALLANLVFLPIAGKLRTRSQEEVLAKDLVREGILAISSGDNPRIVEQKLHAFLAPKLRESSFDKK